The Mailhella massiliensis DNA segment CTGGAAATGGGCGCAATGATGCAGATGGGCGCGGCCGTGGCGTCGATGATGTAGGCGAGCTTGGCGCGGGAAATCTTGTAGGTGTCGGTAACGGGCTTCATCACCGTGCCCACGGTGAGGCAGTTGAAATAGTCGTCGATGAAGATGAGGCCGCCGAGGCCGCAGGTGGAGAGCATGGCCGTGCGCCTGCTTTTGATGCGCGAGGTGGCCCAGCGCCCGTACGCGCGGGAGCCGCCCGCCATGGAAATGACATACACCAGCGCGCCCAGAGCGGAACAGAACATGATGATGTCGAAGTTGAGGCGTTTGACCATGATGGCGAAGGCCGATTCAATGGTGCCCATGAGCACGAAGTCGGCGCCCGTGCCGATGGTGTAGATGAACGTGCCCGTCAGAATGCCTATGAGCAGGGAAGAGACCACTTCCTTGGTTATGAGCGCAAGCACGATGGCCGTGACCGGGGGCAGAAGCGACATCCACCCAGCGTAATAAGGTTCCATAATTCCCCCCTGAAGGATAGTAATTCCCTCTGGAAAATGCAGAAAAGCGCAGACGCGCATACAAGGGTCCCGGCCACGCTCCCATGGACGGAACCCGGCGGGCCGGGAATGCGGGCATGGCCCGCGCGACCCGCGCGTATTTCTTCATATTCCCACGGAAATATCAGAATACAAGCCGCCCTTCAAGAATTTCCTGCAAAAACCGTGCGGAAAAGCCGTGCGGAGCAGGGGAAACATGCGTTGCGCCGGAAGGCGGGACAGCCCGCAGCACGGGCAGGCCGGGCGGAACGTTTTTCCGGGGCATGTCGGCGCGGCCCGCTGCTGGGGGGACGACACCCTCCTGTCCGCCAGGGGAAAGGCCGTCTACAGCGTTTTTTTCAGGTAGATCATATCCGTGAGTCTTTTGCCGTTCTCCACGATGGGGTGGTCGTAGTTCTTCACAAAGAAGTCCTTTTCCACATGAGAGAAGGCAAAGCCGCAGGCCCTGTAGAAGCCGAGGGTCATGGGGGAATCGCCCGTGCCCACCAGCATGATGCCGCAACCTCTGTAGAGGGCGAAAAGCGCCTCCACCATGCGCCTGCCTATGCCTCTGCGGCGCAGCGTTCCGGCCACGGCAAGATTTTTCAGCTCATACACGCCTTCCGCCTCCTTCGTGACCACGGCCACGGCCGCAGGTTCCTCATGCTGAAAAAAGACGAAAAGCTCTCCGCGTTCCAGATAGCGGTCTATCATGCTTTCCTGCTCGTCCGCTTCCAGAAGCAGGGGCAGAAAGCGTTTTTTATCGCGGGTGATGAGGCGCAGTTCCATGGCTTTTCCTGTACGGGGCAAATACGAGCGCCCGTGCGGCGTTTTGCCGTTCATGCGGGGAGAAGTTCCCATGCTCAGGCGTTTCAGGGGAGTTCAGGAAGGCGCGGGGCGGATTTTCCCGGCGCACGGCAAAGCCGTGCACGGGGAAGCGTTGTGCCGTTCGGATACGCCGGGAGGCGGAATAAAGAACCGGGGGGAAGGATTCCCCCCGGAACGGCCCTTATTTTGTATAGCTTTCGCAATGGGCGAGGCCGCGGGCGCGGGCGGCGGCCATGCGGGTGCGGAGCATGGCGCGGTAGGCCTCCACGCTGCCGCCGATATCGTCGATGGTGCCGCGGGCGACGCCGCTTTCCAGCGCGGACATGGCCACGGCGGNNNNNNNNNNNNNNNNNNNNNNNNNNNNNNNNNNNNNNNNNNNNNNNNNNNNNNNNNNNNNNNNNNNNNNNNNNNNNNNNNNNNNNNNNNNNNNNNNNNNNNNNNNNNNNNNNNNNNNNNNNNNNNNCCTGAAGGCCGTACTTGGGGTTGCGGATGCCGCGGCTGCCGAGCAGATAACCGCCGGGGAAGATCTTGTTCGGGAAGCCGTGAACGCCCTTCCAGAGCTTGATTTCCTGGCCGTTCATGTCGATGAGCATGGCGCGGTAGGCCTCCACGCTGCCGCCGATATCGTCGATGGTGCCGCGGGCGACGCCGCTTTCCAGCGCGGACATGGCCACGGCGGGTGCGACCCATTCAATGATGCGCGGATCGAGGGGCATGGGAATGATGTATTCCGGGCCGAAGGAGAAATTGCGGCCGTGGTAGGCGGCGCGCACCTCTTCGGGCACGGGTTCGAGGGCGAGCTCGGCCAGGGCGCGGGCGGCGGCTATTTTCATTTCCTCGTTGATCTTGCTGGCGCGCACGTCCAGCGCGCCGCGGAAGATGAAGGGGAAGCCGGAGACGTTGTTGACCTGGTTGGGGTAGTCGGAACGGCCCGTACCCATGATGGCGTCGGGGCGCACGGCCTTGGCCTCTTCGTAGCCGATTTCCGGCACGGGGTTGGCGCAGGCGAAGATGACGGGGCTTTCGGCCATGCCCTTGAGCATGTCGGGCTTGAGGGTGCCGGGGCCGGAAAGGCCGAGGAAGAGGTTTGCGCC contains these protein-coding regions:
- a CDS encoding GNAT family N-acetyltransferase, whose amino-acid sequence is MELRLITRDKKRFLPLLLEADEQESMIDRYLERGELFVFFQHEEPAAVAVVTKEAEGVYELKNLAVAGTLRRRGIGRRMVEALFALYRGCGIMLVGTGDSPMTLGFYRACGFAFSHVEKDFFVKNYDHPIVENGKRLTDMIYLKKTL